A single window of Neospora caninum Liverpool complete genome, chromosome XII DNA harbors:
- a CDS encoding 50S ribosomal protein L21e, related yields MPTSFGKRARTRQKFSKAFRRHGMPAVSRLLVIHKKGDYVDIVCDPSIQKGMPYSYYHGRTGIVFNVTQRAVGVEVNKVVGNRVIKKRIHVRLEHVRKSRCNEQFLRRVKENDAAHHEAHLKGESIKTKRQVEGPKPGCFVSGPMEVLEPAPFVESY; encoded by the coding sequence ATGCCGACGTCATTCGGAAAGCGCGCGCGTACGCGCCAAAAGTTCTCCAAGGCTTTCCGTCGTCATGGAATGCCAGCCGTGTCTCGTTTGCTGGTCATTCACAAGAAAGGCGACTACGTCGATATCGTGTGCGATCCCTCGATTCAGAAGGGTATGCCGTATTCCTACTACCACGGACGAACGGGAATTGTCTTCAACGTCACCCAGCGGGCAGTCGGTGTGGAAGTCAACAAGGTTGTTGGCAACCGAGTCATCAAGAAGCGTATCCATGTTCGCCTGGAGCATGTGAGAAAGTCCAGATGCAACGAACAGTTCCTTAGACGTGTGAAGGAGAACGACGCCGCCCATCACGAAGCTCACTTGAAGGGAGAGAGCATTAAGACAAAGCGACAAGTCGAGGGACCCAAGCCtggctgcttcgtctccggccCTATGGAGGTCCTCGAGCCTGCGCCCTTCGTTGAGTCCTACTAA
- a CDS encoding putative pyruvate dehydrogenase: MNPSPASALNPFSTPSSIPTAFSSANSLPPSPRGARAPRVRSSRRLTPQTISSQSSERLSSAFVASGSPASLAHPASSPSSRPEQSASPSAPASPTPAPSTARLAAVHLPQAPQAGDLSDFSAAFSSGDATGASRFASDRVATSTAVAAGKGAGETGSFSPTERDCLSPQQQHRELVSPYVGQMLLEDMLTGRMVEDACARLYYMGKTAGFVHLYTGQEAVSSGVIKLLRPDDAVVSTYRDHVHATSKGVPVREVMAELFGKATGCSKGRGGSMHMFSKEHNMIGGFAFIGEQIPVALGYAFSAAYRRFAMGDKSDPKADQVAVCFLGDGTTNMGQLYEALNIAALSKLPIIFVVENNNWAIGMAAQRSTAIPAVWQRAESFGVAGVEVDGMDVLAVRGAARRAIDRARRGEGPTLIEALTYRFRGHSVADPDEMRAVKQKEAWVVRDPIKSFEEELKRLGYANDETIAATRTKVKALVDDAVKFAETSPDPDVQECGQFIFAPPYADAGKPEPLTKEQLHEYAVALKQELDAKARVKAGDKTPQPSVLQSDNPPIVID, translated from the exons ATGAACCCCAGTCCAGCCTCCGCACTGAATCCTTTCTCAACTCCCTCCTCCATTCCCACGGCCTTTTCGTCTGCAAactctctgcctccgtccccgcgaggcgcgcgtgcCCCGCGCGTCCGGTCGTCTCGTCGGCTCACACCCCAGACCATATCCTCTCAGTCTTCGGaacgcctttcttctgcctttgttGCGTCCGGAAGTCCTGCGAGTTTGGCGCACCCTGCCTCCAGCCCCTCGTCTCGCCCCGAACAAAGTGCTTCACCGAgtgcgccggcgtctccgacACCGGCTCCCTCCACGGCCCGCCTCGCGGCCGTGCATCTTCCGCAGGCTCCACAAGCCGGCGACCTGTCGGATTTCTCTGCCGCGTTCTCTTCGGGCGACGCGACCGGGGCttcccgcttcgcctctgaCAGAGTGGCAACTTCCACGGCTGTGGCGGCAGGAAAAGGGGCGGGGGAAACGGGGAGTTTCAGTCCGACAGAGcgcgactgtctctctccgcagcaGCAGCACCGGGAACTGGTTTCGCCCTACGTCGGGCAGATGCTTCTGGAAGACATGCTGACAGGGAGAATGGTAGaggacgcatgcgcgcggcTCTACTACATGGGCAAAACTGCCGGGTTCGTGCACCTGTACACCGGCCAGGAAGCAGTGAGCTCGGGAGTGATTAAACTTTTGCGCCCCGACGACGCCGTCGTCTCGACGTACCGCGATCACGTGCATGCAACGAGCAAGGGCGTGCCTGTCCGAGAGGTCATGGCCGAACTGTTTGGAAAGGCTACTGGCTGCAGCAAAGGACGCGGCGGCAGCATGCATATGTTCTCGAAAGAGCACAACATGAtcggcggcttcgccttcaTTGGCGAGCAAATTCCAGTCGCGCTTGGATACGCCTTCAGCGCAGCCTATCGGAGATTCGCCATGGGCGACAAGAGCGACCCTAAGGCAGACCAG GTTGCTGTGTGTTTCCTGGGAGACGGCACGACGAACATGGGCCAGTTGTACGAGGCGCTGAATATCGCTGCTCTGTCCAAACTCCCCATCATCTTTGTTGTCGAGAATAACAACTG GGCTATTGGAATggcggcgcagagaagcaCGGCCATTCCCGCGGTTTGGCAGCGCGCAGAATCCTTCGGCGTTGCGGGCGTCGAGGTGGACGGCATGGATGTCTTGGCTGTGCGTGGCGCAGCTCGCCGCGCAATTGATCGGGCGCGGCGCGGAGAAGGCCCGACTCTCATTGAGGCTCTCACATACCGGTTTAG AGGACACTCCGTGGCAGATCCAGATGAAATGAGGGCAGTCAAGCAGAAGGAAGCCTGGGTTGTTCGGGATCCCATCAAGTCGTTCGAAGAGGAGCTCAAACGCCTCGGTTACGCAAACGACGAGACTATTGCAGCGACGCGGACCAAA GTCAAGGCTCTGGTGGACGACGCCGTGAAGTTTGCAGAAACGAGTCCAGATCCAGATGTACAAGAATGCGGTCAATTTATCTTTGCTCCACCCTATGCGGACGCGGGGAAGCCTGAGCCGTTAACGAAAGAGCAGCTTCATGAGTATGCTGTAGCACTCAAGCAGGAACTCGACGCAAAAGCACGTGTGAAAGCCGGGGATAAAACACCCCAGCCTTCTGTGCTACAGAGTGATAACCCGCCGATTGTGATTGATTGA
- a CDS encoding putative MORN repeat protein, whose product MGNCACPRSLTGDTSDEVIFGQDGKGQGFVGKDLEARQKREVTFENGAVYNGEWTGDVRDGYGVQIWDDGARYEGQWVNDKAQGKGKFIHVDGDVYFGDWFEDKAHGYGVYNHADGSKYEGQWYEDKQHGKGTEQWPDGAKYEGQYSNGKKHGKGTFSWADGSVYEGDFVNNDIHGYGVYRWADGRRYEGEWEKNRMHGQGKFQWADGRIYQGDYRHDQKDGKGTFSWPDGRKYIGSWRNGKQHGRGTYITSKNEQRNGEWEDGRRIKWIKDDE is encoded by the exons ATGGGAAACTGCGCGTGCCCCAGGAGCCTTACAGGCGACACCAGCGACGAAGTCATCTTTGGTCAG GACGGCAAAGGTCAGGGCTTCGTGGGCAAGGATCTTGAAGCCCGCCAGAAACGCGAGGTGACTTTCGAGAACGGAGCTGTCTACAACGGAGAGTGGACG GGAGATGTTCGAGATGGATACGGTGTACAGATTTGGGACGACGGTGCCCGGTACGAGGGCCAGTGGGTGAATGACAAGGCCCAAGGAAAGGGGAAGTTTATCCACG TGGATGGCGACGTATACTTTGGTGACTGGTTCGAGGACAAGGCCCACGGCTACGGGGTGTACAACCACGCAGATGGTTCCAA GTACGAGGGTCAGTGGTACGAAGACAAGCAGCACGGCAAGGGAACCGAGCAGTGGCCCGATGGGGCCAAGTACGAGGGCCAGTACAGCAACGGAAAGAAGCATGGGAAGGGCACATTCTCCTGGGCAGAC GGCAGCGTGTACGAAGGCGACTTTGTGAACAACGACATCCATGGCTACGGAGTCTATCGCTGGGCCGACGGCCGGCGGTACGAGGGGGAATGGGAGAAGAACCGCATGCATGGCCAAGGAAAATTCCAGTGGGCTGACGGCCGCATCTACCAGGGCGACTACCGACACGATCAGAAAGACGGGAAG GGCACGTTCTCTTGGCCAGACGGACGGAAATATATTGGCAGCTGGCGAAACGGGAAACAGCACGGTCGCGGGACTTACATCACCT CAAAGAATGAACAACGGAATGGCGAATGGGAAGACGGTCGGCGTATCAAGTGGATCAAAGACGACGAGTAG